One part of the Oncorhynchus clarkii lewisi isolate Uvic-CL-2024 chromosome 7, UVic_Ocla_1.0, whole genome shotgun sequence genome encodes these proteins:
- the LOC139414401 gene encoding synaptoporin-like: MCMVIFAPIFAVCAFATCGGYSGHLRVRVECLDKSQSNLSITVNFAYPFRLQQVHFQPTLCERNRQESIFLVGDYSSSAQFFVTVAVFAFFYSLMATVVYIYYQNKYREGNRGPLVDFVVTVLFAFMWLVSSCAWAKSLSDIKSATDPTQVLLLISACRYPANRCSASHHPVWSELNTSVVFGFVNFILWTGNIWFVFKETGWYKTGQRYPMRSASGRRANGMSQRLYSQSSFDQSGDSFYQHPCRQASFDQLRESFGQQHYSQGSFNQSIGSFRLPQTRLGQPIIISQGDVTSKGLNPIIFVNDI, encoded by the exons ATCTTTGCCGTCTGTGCATTTGCAACATGTGGAGGGTACTCTGGTCACCTGCGGGTTAGAGTGGAATGTCTGGACAAGAGCCAGAGCAACCTTAGCATCACAGTAAACTTTGCCTATCCCTTCAG GTTACAGCAGGTCCATTTCCAGCCCACGCTGTgtgagaggaacagacaggagaGCATCTTCCTGGTCGGAGACTATTCCTCCTCAGCTCAGTTTTTTGTGACCGTGGCTGTCTTTGCCTTCTTCTATTCCCTGATGGCCACCGTAGTGTACATCTACTACCAGAACAAGTATCGCGAGGGTAACAGAGGACCGTTGGTG GACTTTGTAGTGACCGTGCTGTTCGCCTTCATGTGGTTGGTGAGTTCCTGTGCTTGGGCCAAATCTCTGTCTGATATAAAGTCAGCCACTGATCCCACCCAGGTCCTCCTGCTCATCTCTGCCTGCAGATACCCGGCCAACCGGTGTTCAGCTTCCCACCACCCAGTCTGGTCTGAGCTCAACACGTCTGTG GTTTTTGGTTTTGTAAACTTTATCCTCTGGACCGGCAACATCTGGTTTGTCTTCAAAGAGACAGGCTGGTACAAGACTGGCCAGAGGTACCCAATGAGAAGCGCCTCTGGGAGACGGGCCAATGGGATGAGCCAACGGCTCTACAGCCAAAGCAGTTTCGACCAATCAGGGGACAGCTTCTATCAACATCCATGCAGGCAGGCTAGTTTTGATCAATTACGGGAGAGCTTTGGCCAGCAGCACTACAGCCAAGGTAGCTTCAACCAATCAATAGGGAGCTTCCGCTTGCCACAGACCCGTCTAGGACAGCCAATCATCATTAGTCAGGGAGATGTCACCTCTAAAGGGCTTAATCCTATCATATTTGTCAATGATATTTAG